The Montipora capricornis isolate CH-2021 chromosome 6, ASM3666992v2, whole genome shotgun sequence genome has a window encoding:
- the LOC138050524 gene encoding uncharacterized protein, translating to MLQTIQPNNLDNAKYGKLPRSVGEAKNWEEISNSVWCCPVKVKAAVKDSSSRTGLALALFGLFYPKEELGGRRLHQLDQDIIEAITDFSMIAKLTKPKKLKEGQVEKPRTPASRNDIKQALRIKCNSVINSSRKKEAEKEEAKAADCVTNCGPS from the exons ATGCTTCAAACCATTCAACCCAATAACCTGGATAATGCCAAGTATGGCAAGCTGCCACGGTCGGTGGGTGAAGCAAAAAAT TGGGAAGAGATTTCAAACAGTGTCTGGTGCTGTCCAGTTAAAGTTAAAGCAGCTGTGAAAGACTCTTCCTCAAGAACTGGACTAGCCCTAGCTCTATTTGGACTCTTCTATCCCAAAGAGGAGCTTGGTGGAAGAAGACTTCATCAGCTAGACCAAGACATCATTGAAGCAATAACAG ATTTTTCAATGATTGCCAAACtcacaaaaccaaaaaaattaaaagagggACAGGTGGAAAAGCCACGCACTCCAGCCTCAAGAAACGACATAAAACAAGCTTTAAGAATCAAATGCAACAGTGTGATCAACAGTTCCCGTAAAAAG GAAGCTGAAAAAGAGGAAGCAAAAGCTGCTGACTGTGTAACCAACTGTGGACCATCTTAA
- the LOC138050525 gene encoding uncharacterized protein: MLHKKDIWGGTVQSIHVDRKDAEDQLKRELPGDISVNPEKPVDEIQDKKSQRKRKKKSYGTHFEEDDSTSETEVNDELNSSPGLKEKNGQGKAKKAKKSCSKAEGKENVSKKDKERAISAQHDELVITQILESSTSSDPVPAHPHFGGKKPKHHKPPKCISVLCREEKYALTDKLEDVTKTLQDTQARLESV, translated from the exons ATGCTGCACAAAAAGGATATCTGGGGTGGCACAGTTCAATCGATTCATG TTGACAGGAAGGACGCAGAGGATCAGCTTAAAAGAGAGCTTCCTGGTGACATTAGTGTCAACCCTGAAAAGCCGGTGGATGAAATTCAGGATAAAAAGTCACAaagaaagaggaagaagaagagttATGGGACTCATTTTGAAGAAGATGACAGTACTAGTGAGACCGAAGTAAATGATG AGCTCAATTCTTCTCCAGGACTCAAGGAAAAGAACGGTCAAG GCAAAGCTAAGAAAGCCAAGAAATCATGTAGCAAGGCTGAGGGTAAAGAAAATGTGTCCAAGAAGGACAAGGAAAGAGCTATTTCTGCCCAACATGATGAGTTGGTGATAACTCAGATTCTGGAAAGTTCCACCTCATCTGATCCTGTTCCAGCTCATCCACACTTTGGCGGTAAAAAACCAAAGCACCATAAACCTCCAAAATGCATCAGTGTGCTATGCAGGGAAGAAAAGTACGCCTTGACAGACAAATTGGAAGATGTCACCAAAACCTTGCAAGATACCCAGGCAAGGCTTGAGAGTGTATAA